CATCTTTTAAGAACTTGTCCAAACCCTGCAGAGCGACCTGAACACGACCCATAGGAAGGTGTTTACTGACTTTAGGAAAGCTCTGCGCTAAGTTTTATCGGACACCTAGAAGCAAGACGCCTAAGTTTCGCAAAAATACGGATTCCCACTTTATTAACCAATTACAGTCGATTTATAGCAAAAATCTTTGGTGACTATATAGCTTTCTCGGTGAATTTGAGATTTTGGCGCGTCTTATTAGAAGTTATCTCAAAAATATCTTAGAATAATTGGAATCGGAATTTTAAATAAAGATAAAGTATTTTTGAGATAACTTTTCTAGTATTTAGGAATAGAAGAATCAACTTCGTCCGAATAAAGTAAAATCCCCCCTTCCACATTATGCACCTTTGTAAAGCCGGATTGTTTCAAAATCCCGCAAGCCATGGCAGAACGTCCTCCGGAACGACAATACACGATCACGTCCTTATCGGATTCTTTCCAAGAATTGATTTCGGAAAGCCTGTTCGAAAGCTCTCCTACCGGAACCAAAAGATCGGTTCCTTCGATTGTACAGATTTCCACTTCGTTCGGATTTCTCACATCAAGGAGATAAAATGAATCCTTTTTCATTTCTCTCAAATCCAATCTCGACTTTAGTTCTTTAGGGGTCATACGACAATGTTCCTCAATATAAAAATAGAATGCGGCATTCGCTGAATCAGCCGTTTTTTTCAAACAATCCGACTTAAAAATTTAAGTAATTCGAATTCACAATTTCCACGGAATTCCAACCAAATTACAATTTAAACTTTTCTGAAAGTTCCTCCAACTCAAATTGAAGCGATTCCCACGCGGAGGTCAAATGTGTGATTTCATTTTTGACTTCGTTTAAGTTGTCTAGCTCCAATTGATAACTACGATTTTTAAAAAAGCCCGGATCAGCCAACACTTCTTCCAAATTTTTTTTGGATTTTTCTAAAAGTTCGATTTTGGTTTCTATCTGCTCCAATTCTTTCTGAATTTTTTTGATTCGATTTTTGTCAGAATTTTTCTTAGAACGGGTTTGGTTTGTCTCCCCCTTTTTTAAGGCAGAACTGTCGCTTTGTAATTTAGGATGCGATGTCTCTTGTAAATTGTACTTCAGATAATCGGAGAAAGTACAATTAAAATCGCGGATCTGCCCGTTATCGACCGAAATGGTACGGTTACAAAGATCTTTTAAAAATTCGGGATCGTGAGAAATGATCAAAAGGGAACCTTCATAAGCCATCAGCGCTCGACGCAAATTATCCCGAACGACTAAATCCAAATGGTTTGTAGGCTCGTCCAAGAAAATGGCATTGGCCGGAAAACGAACGAGCATTGCAAGACGAAGACGACTTTGTTCCCCACCCGAAAGAAGATTGGTTTGTTTATAAACGGAATCATCCGAAAAAGAAAAATAACCGAGAAGACTTCTAGCTTGTTGCTCCGTAAGATCAGG
The nucleotide sequence above comes from Leptospira weilii. Encoded proteins:
- a CDS encoding rhodanese-like domain-containing protein, whose product is MTPKELKSRLDLREMKKDSFYLLDVRNPNEVEICTIEGTDLLVPVGELSNRLSEINSWKESDKDVIVYCRSGGRSAMACGILKQSGFTKVHNVEGGILLYSDEVDSSIPKY